From Methanocella paludicola SANAE, a single genomic window includes:
- the hemL gene encoding glutamate-1-semialdehyde 2,1-aminomutase: MKLDTSRALFEEALQVMPGGVSSPVRAAKPFPFYTKSAKGCRLTDADGNGYIDFCMGYGPLILGHQPAPVKDAIGKQLDEGWLYGTPCELEVRYARKIRNYYPGMQMMRFVSTGGEATMSAIRAARGYTGRDKVVKIEGGFHGAHDGVLVKAGSGAATMGVPDSLGVPKDFTKHTLQVPFNDIRAMEAALESNKDQVACVIMEPVMCNMGPILPKEGYLRAVRNLTKEHGVVLIFDEVVTGFRVGMFGAQGYFGVEPDMTTLGKIAGGGLPIGIFGGKKEIMEKVAPQGGVYQAGTFNGNPLSLTAGMATVDYLDKQRAHIKLNESGEALRQALTELLKRMKLDYSVSGMASMFQVFFGPKPENYQQALRCNKALYDKFWSHMLENGVFLPPSQFETCFLSTAHERGDVEDTLRAFIKSCGALK; encoded by the coding sequence ATGAAGCTCGACACTTCCAGAGCGCTTTTTGAGGAAGCGTTACAGGTGATGCCCGGGGGCGTCTCAAGCCCCGTCCGGGCCGCGAAGCCGTTCCCATTCTACACGAAGTCGGCGAAGGGATGCCGGCTCACGGACGCCGACGGCAACGGCTACATCGACTTTTGCATGGGCTATGGCCCTCTCATCTTAGGCCACCAGCCCGCGCCGGTAAAGGATGCCATCGGGAAGCAGCTGGACGAGGGCTGGCTGTATGGCACCCCGTGCGAGCTCGAGGTGCGGTACGCCCGGAAGATAAGAAATTACTATCCCGGCATGCAGATGATGAGGTTCGTGAGCACCGGCGGGGAGGCGACCATGAGCGCCATCCGGGCCGCGAGGGGATACACGGGCCGGGACAAGGTCGTCAAGATCGAGGGGGGCTTCCACGGGGCCCACGACGGGGTCCTGGTGAAGGCCGGCTCCGGGGCCGCCACCATGGGCGTGCCCGACTCTTTAGGCGTGCCGAAGGATTTCACAAAGCACACCCTCCAGGTGCCGTTCAACGATATACGGGCCATGGAGGCGGCGCTCGAAAGTAATAAGGACCAGGTAGCCTGCGTGATCATGGAGCCCGTGATGTGCAACATGGGCCCGATCCTTCCGAAGGAGGGCTACCTGAGGGCGGTGCGCAACCTCACGAAGGAGCACGGCGTCGTCCTCATCTTCGACGAGGTGGTCACGGGCTTCCGGGTCGGCATGTTCGGCGCCCAGGGGTACTTCGGCGTCGAGCCGGACATGACCACGCTGGGCAAGATCGCGGGCGGCGGCCTGCCCATCGGCATCTTCGGCGGCAAGAAGGAGATCATGGAGAAGGTGGCCCCTCAGGGCGGTGTGTACCAGGCCGGCACTTTCAACGGCAACCCTCTCTCCCTGACGGCCGGCATGGCCACGGTAGACTACTTAGATAAGCAGCGGGCGCACATCAAGCTCAACGAGTCGGGAGAGGCCCTCCGGCAGGCGCTTACCGAGTTATTAAAGCGCATGAAGCTGGACTACTCGGTATCGGGCATGGCCTCCATGTTCCAGGTGTTCTTCGGCCCGAAGCCCGAGAACTACCAGCAGGCGCTGCGCTGCAACAAGGCGCTCTACGACAAGTTCTGGTCGCATATGCTGGAGAACGGCGTCTTCCTCCCTCCCTCGCAGTTCGAAACGTGCTTCCTCTCTACGGCCCACGAGAGGGGGGACGTCGAGGACACGCTCCGGGCGTTCATCAAGTCCTGCGGAGCGCTGAAATGA